One window of the Bombyx mori chromosome 20, ASM3026992v2 genome contains the following:
- the LOC101737724 gene encoding digestive cysteine proteinase 1 isoform X2 — protein sequence MLFAALLCFFVAFASGYVDKGSPPQWSPVYTVKGLLNIPYAELHEPFYAWYDSKNSKSRIDYYGGMVKTYQFTSAVYPPYGTSIKIAPVTTETEMNKETCLQVNSTQDQLQDIQSVLPDMTDFKYIGTETMQDADTAKWQMVQPVGDKLNKYTMWVKYKKTLKGDSVPIPVRYEMKGFNSLLGSHYDHYYLDYEDYNIDEIDPDVFKVDSNMQCTGFPGPGSRHFATFNPMKEFVRPVHDAHVHDEFERFKVKHQRQYASDLEHEKRLNIFRQSLRYIHSNNRANRGFTMSVNHLADRTDDELAALRGRRYSGPSPHGLPFPYSKSRVEELSVKLPPEHDWRLFGAVTPVKDQSVCGSCWSFGTVGAVEGALFLHNGGHLVRLSQQALIDCSWGFGNNGCDGGEDFRAYEWIKRHGLPTEEDYGGYLGQDGYCHVDNVTAVTSITGWVNVTTNDEKALKLAIFKHGPISVAIDASHKSFSFYANGVYFEPNCKNKVEELDHAVLAVGYGVLNGKKYWLIKNSWSNMWGNDGYVLMSSKENNCGVESAPTYVLI from the exons GTACGACAGTAAGAACAGCAAATCAAGAATCGATTACTATGGAGGTATGGTCAAGACTTACCAGTTCACGTCAGCGGTCTACCCACCCTACGGTACTTCTATAAAG ATCGCTCCGGTCACAACGGAAACCGAGATGAACAAGGAGACGTGCCTGCAAGTCAATTCGACGCAAGATCAGCTCCAAGACATCCAGTCAGTGCTACCGGACATGACCGATTTTAAATATATCG GCACAGAAACAATGCAGGATGCCGACACGGCCAAATGGCAGATGGTACAGCCGGTCGGCGATAAGCTAAACAAATACACGATGTGGGTTAAATACAAGAAGACTTTGAAAGGGGATTCTGTGCCCATACCGGTCCG ATATGAGATGAAAGGTTTCAATTCGCTCCTGGGCTCCCACTACGATCATTACTATCTGGATTATGAAGATTACAATATTGATGAGATCGATCCTGACGTCTTCAAAGTTGACAGTA ACATGCAGTGCACTGGGTTCCCGGGGCCCGGCTCGCGACACTTCGCCACCTTCAACCCGATGAAGGAGTTCGTGCGGCCCGTGCACGACGCCCACGTCCACGACGAGTTCGAGCG TTTCAAAGTCAAACACCAGAGGCAGTACGCGAGCGACCTGGAGCACGAGAAGAGGCTGAACATCTTCAGGCAGTCGCTCAG ATACATACATTCCAATAATCGAGCGAACCGCGGTTTCACCATGTCCGTGAACCATCTTGCCGATCGCACTGACGACGAGCTCGCCGCCCTCAGAGGGAGGAGGTACTCGGGGCCCAGCCCTCACG GTCTCCCGTTCCCGTACAGCAAATCTCGAGTGGAGGAGTTGAGCGTAAAGCTGCCTCCGGAACACGACTGGAGATTGTTCGGAGCGGTCACTCCCGTTAAAG ATCAGTCGGTGTGCGGCTCGTGCTGGTCGTTCGGCACGGTGGGCGCGGTGGAGGGCGCGCtgttcctgcacaacggcggaCACCTGGTCCGGCTCAGCCAGCAGGCGCTCATCGACTGCTCCTGGGG TTTCGGGAACAACGGCTGCGACGGAGGCGAGGACTTCAGGGCCTACGAGTGGATTAAGAGGCACGGCCTCCCCACAGAGGAAGACTACGGAGGATACCTCGGACAG GATGGCTACTGTCATGTCGATAACGTGACGGCTGTCACCTCGATCACCGGCTGGGTTAACGTGACGACAAACGATGAGAAGGCGCTAAAG ttggCGATCTTCAAGCACGGTCCGATTTCGGTGGCCATCGACGCTTCCCACAAGAGCTTCAGCTTCTACGCGAACGGAGTGTATTTTGAACCGAATTG CAAGAACAAAGTTGAGGAGCTGGACCACGCGGTGCTGGCGGTCGGCTACGGCGTCCTCAACGGCAAGAAGTACTGGCTCATCAAGAACTCCTGGTCGAACATGTGGGGGAACGACGGCTACGTCCTCATGTCCTCGAAGGAGAACAACTGCGGAGTCGAAAGTGCACCCACATACGTACTGATATAA